From Proteiniborus sp. MB09-C3, the proteins below share one genomic window:
- a CDS encoding (2Fe-2S)-binding protein gives MKYKISFTLNNEKVEHEVESHKTLLRMLREDFDLTGAKEGCGQGECGACTVLLDGKPVNSCLVLAVDADGRDVLTIEGLSNGTELDKLQASFITHGALQCGYCTPGMIMAAKGLLNENPHPTEEEIKEAISGNLCRCTGYKKIIEAIMDVAEK, from the coding sequence ATGAAATATAAAATCAGTTTTACTTTAAATAATGAAAAAGTTGAACATGAAGTTGAATCACACAAAACCCTTCTTAGAATGTTAAGAGAAGACTTTGACCTTACTGGAGCTAAGGAAGGTTGCGGTCAGGGAGAATGTGGGGCATGTACTGTGCTATTAGACGGTAAACCAGTAAACTCTTGCCTAGTGTTAGCAGTAGATGCCGATGGTAGAGATGTATTAACTATAGAAGGACTATCAAATGGAACAGAATTAGATAAACTTCAAGCTTCATTCATAACACATGGTGCCTTACAATGTGGATATTGTACTCCTGGTATGATAATGGCAGCAAAGGGATTATTAAACGAAAATCCTCATCCAACAGAAGAGGAAATTAAAGAAGCTATTAGTGGAAATCTTTGCAGATGTACAGGATATAAAAAGATTATTGAAGCAATAATGGATGTAGCGGAAAAATAG
- a CDS encoding xanthine dehydrogenase family protein subunit M has protein sequence MKSFEYFKPQSLKEASELLIKHGENSHILNGGTDLVVRMRENLTTPDVIVDIKGIKELHKISYDEKEGLFVGACVKLSDMAHNRAVVENYSFLADAAETVGSGQVRNLATMAGNNCNASPLADTSTPILALDAVVCIYGLNSEREVSIHDFFKGVRKTCLSHGEIVTGIKIPAYKDLKGVFIKNSRRKEVDLSTVCTTVAKVGNEIRIAMGAVAPTPIRAKEAEKLANGAELTDEMINKIADTAASEAKPIDDVRASREYRIEMVRVMVRRSLEQLRD, from the coding sequence ATGAAGTCATTTGAATATTTTAAACCACAATCTTTAAAAGAAGCTAGTGAGCTACTTATAAAACATGGAGAGAACTCTCACATACTTAATGGTGGTACAGACTTAGTTGTAAGAATGAGAGAGAACTTGACTACACCTGATGTAATAGTAGATATTAAAGGGATAAAGGAACTTCACAAAATAAGCTATGATGAAAAAGAAGGACTTTTTGTTGGCGCTTGTGTAAAACTAAGTGACATGGCACATAATAGAGCAGTTGTTGAGAATTATAGTTTTTTAGCAGATGCAGCTGAAACTGTAGGCTCAGGTCAAGTCAGAAATCTTGCTACTATGGCTGGAAACAACTGTAATGCATCACCGCTTGCTGATACATCAACTCCGATTCTAGCATTAGACGCTGTGGTATGTATTTATGGACTTAATAGTGAAAGAGAAGTATCTATCCACGATTTCTTTAAAGGTGTTAGGAAAACTTGTTTAAGTCATGGTGAAATTGTAACTGGAATAAAAATACCAGCGTATAAAGACTTAAAAGGAGTATTTATTAAAAACTCAAGAAGAAAAGAAGTAGACTTGTCTACTGTTTGTACAACTGTAGCAAAAGTAGGAAACGAAATAAGAATAGCTATGGGAGCAGTAGCACCAACTCCAATAAGAGCTAAAGAAGCAGAAAAGCTTGCTAATGGGGCAGAACTTACAGATGAAATGATAAATAAAATTGCTGACACAGCAGCTTCAGAAGCTAAACCTATAGATGATGTTAGAGCATCTAGAGAATATAGAATAGAAATGGTTAGAGTAATGGTTCGCAGAAGTCTTGAGCAACTAAGAGACTAA
- a CDS encoding methyl-accepting chemotaxis protein gives MFKQGKGFYLALLSNLALNVLAVIYMNNNNLSSLVKVVVSSMIMLIIWGIYMIYNRNNSTLVKEITRILEEYSKGNFLIEFKGDMKSLKQQEIKETISALRTQMQNWLYNVLYSRVKIDDYAEILHKNTSATLESINEISQAINAINFSSAKAAEDTTENAAIAEELLGSNTEITENAVKFSAVTYESADRIMKDSSEIEKTLEDVAEIESIMSKASKEIDKLKIHLSSIYKMSDAISEIANQTNLLSLNASIEAARAGEAGKGFSVVAEEIKKLAEESERTTTEIKENVSLIDLSIGRVVEEIKQGADKSIEIREKSNNATKSLNEITYKINEMAGFINDISKNIDQQNKATESLAKNVENAAGFIGDLNKTIKDIDSNISTQVQMEKESLDTSNSITEIAIKFSEFTKTFEEEIDKQLIAACEKIAELEAKGLINNTFLQELSKKTGISEFYITDSQGVTEYCNNLSGIGFIISNDPTTQAYDFYRILLEPNLKVCQEMKIRDIDGKYFKFAGVSKKGKKGIVQVGLHIDDLLDFRGQYAID, from the coding sequence ATGTTTAAACAGGGAAAAGGTTTCTACTTAGCTTTACTGTCGAATTTAGCTTTAAATGTGTTAGCAGTTATTTATATGAACAATAACAATTTAAGCTCTTTGGTAAAAGTTGTTGTATCATCCATGATTATGCTAATAATTTGGGGTATATATATGATATACAATCGCAATAATTCTACCTTAGTAAAAGAGATAACAAGAATCCTAGAAGAATACTCCAAGGGCAACTTCCTTATAGAATTTAAAGGAGATATGAAGTCCCTTAAGCAACAAGAAATAAAAGAAACAATAAGTGCTTTAAGAACTCAGATGCAAAACTGGCTTTATAATGTTTTATATTCTAGAGTTAAGATAGATGATTATGCTGAAATATTGCATAAGAATACTAGTGCAACCTTAGAAAGTATAAATGAAATTTCACAGGCTATAAATGCTATAAACTTCAGCTCGGCTAAGGCTGCTGAGGACACAACGGAAAACGCTGCCATAGCTGAAGAGCTACTTGGCTCAAATACAGAAATTACAGAGAATGCTGTAAAATTCAGTGCAGTTACCTACGAATCAGCTGATAGAATTATGAAGGATAGCAGCGAAATAGAAAAGACATTAGAAGATGTTGCAGAAATTGAAAGCATAATGTCTAAGGCATCCAAAGAAATAGACAAGCTTAAAATACATTTAAGCTCAATTTACAAAATGAGCGATGCAATTTCTGAGATAGCTAATCAAACAAATCTGCTATCTTTAAATGCATCTATAGAAGCTGCTAGAGCTGGCGAAGCTGGGAAAGGCTTTTCCGTAGTAGCAGAAGAAATAAAAAAGCTAGCTGAGGAAAGCGAAAGAACAACTACTGAAATAAAGGAAAATGTTTCTCTAATAGATCTAAGCATAGGTAGAGTTGTTGAAGAAATAAAACAAGGGGCTGATAAATCCATAGAAATTAGAGAAAAGAGTAACAATGCTACTAAGAGTTTAAATGAAATAACCTATAAAATTAATGAAATGGCAGGTTTTATAAATGATATTAGTAAAAATATAGACCAGCAAAATAAAGCAACAGAGTCCTTAGCAAAAAATGTGGAAAATGCAGCAGGCTTTATAGGGGATTTAAATAAAACTATTAAAGATATAGATAGCAATATTTCCACGCAGGTTCAGATGGAAAAAGAAAGTCTTGATACATCTAACAGTATCACTGAAATAGCCATTAAGTTTAGTGAATTTACGAAGACCTTTGAGGAAGAAATAGATAAACAACTAATAGCAGCTTGTGAGAAGATAGCGGAGCTTGAAGCAAAAGGGCTTATAAATAACACCTTCCTTCAAGAACTATCTAAAAAAACAGGTATATCTGAGTTTTATATCACTGATTCTCAGGGAGTAACTGAGTATTGTAACAATCTTAGTGGAATAGGCTTTATAATTAGTAATGATCCAACTACTCAAGCTTATGATTTTTATAGAATATTATTAGAACCGAATTTGAAGGTATGTCAAGAAATGAAAATAAGAGATATAGATGGTAAGTATTTCAAGTTTGCTGGAGTTTCAAAAAAAGGCAAAAAAGGGATTGTTCAAGTAGGCTTGCACATTGATGATTTACTTGATTTTAGAGGACAATATGCTATAGATTAA